The Cylindrospermum stagnale PCC 7417 genome segment GTTCAAACTTTTGGAGATTAAATTTACTGCTTAATTGCCCAAGAGCCACGGGTGGAGAGATAGCAGAATTAGCCTGATAATTTGATGATTTTCCCTCAATATAACATTCTAATAAGTGCCTGATGCGCTCTATTTCTGATTGCAGAGATTGCAAGTTGGATTGATAAGAGTTTGAGATGGCAGTAGTTTTCATAGACGGTTTTAAGCGTTTTCCGCTTATGTATTTTTTAAATCGAGTATTATGGAAATTCCACGGACTACACTACATCATTGACAATGTTAGTAGGATTGTAGATTAGAGCATGAACCATAGCGCTCGGCATAATTTTTTGGCAGGAATCTTAAGTTAGTTTAATGATGAGCATCTATCTAAAGACATAGTACATATTATACAATAGTGAAGCAGATTAAAAATATTAGAATAAAAGAAGGGAAAATATGTCTAAATCGGGTGGTAAGACAAATGCGGCGGCATGGCAACCCACAACCCAGGCTGCAAGTAAAAGCATATTTACATCAAGACCGTTTCCCGAAATAGTGCAGCGGGAGCAGGAAACGGCAGGTAACGGGGAAAAAGCCGCCCAACCCGTAAATAGAAGAGGAAGTATTATTGAAAATATTAATCGTTCGATGTCAAAAAACTCCATACCTGCGGTGAGTAATGCGGGAATAGTGGGAGTGCAAGCCAAGCTGACCATCGGTGAACCAGGGGATCAATACGAACAAGAAGCGGACAGAGTGGCAGCGGAAGTAGTGCAAAAAATGAATGCACCAGCAGCACCGGGCATTACAGCACCCCCAAGAGAGGATGGATTCGACAAGAGTCTACAGCGAAAGCCAGTTATCCCCATACTTGCGAGCAGACTTAGCCCTGGTGTGGAAATGCCCTTGATGCGTCAGAACGGGTTGAGAGCCAGCCATGTACCGGATGTGCAAGCAGATTTTGAAACTAAATTAAATCAAGCCAGGGGTGGAGGAGGAGCATTAGATGCAGCCTTTCGCGCCAAGATAGAGCCGGTAATGGGTGCAGATTTTAGTGGTGTGCGGGTACATACTGACTCTGGGGCAGATGAGATGAGTCAGTCGATACAGGCGAAGGCGTTTACAACCGGGCAGGATGTGTTCTTCCGGCAGGGGGCCTATGAGCCTGGGAGTAGCGGGGGTCAGGAGTTAATTGCCCATGAGTTGACCCATGTGGTGCAGCAGAATGGGGGGGCGGTACAGCGCGTATCCGAAAACGAGGAAGAAAAACCGAAGGAAGAAACGAAGCAGAATGAACGAGGCACAGTGATTCTTCCGCAGGCAGTCTTTCAAGAGCTAGATGCGACTCAATATGCCAATGTGGGATCAAATGAGATATGTGAAGCGGTACAGCCCTTGCTCACCGAATATCTCGCTGTCGTACGGTACAATTCGCTTGAAGATGCTGCGGCGTACCTAGACCATTTGAACGAGAAGCGGAAAGAGGACAAAGGGATGACACCGCAAAAAGCCTTTCAGAGTTTCAGCTATCAATCCACCTTGTCAATTGAAAAGGCCAAAGGCTCCCAATGTGTCGGACAGGGCATTCAGTTTGCGGATCAAGTGCGGCAAATGACGAAGTTGCCTGCCTATCCGTGTGCCGCGACCTTCGCCGGGAAGGAGTACTACGGTCACGGTGCCGCAATGATCGCGTTCAAGAACGCAAAAGACGAGAAAGATGCAGGATACATCTTGATGGATCCAGGATTCAATGTCAACCATCCCATCGTGGTAACCAAGGAAATTCCAGCGAAAGTTCGCTCTAGTACTTACAAACTTGACGAATCAGGATCCATAAAGAGCTACGGAGCAAATGATGAACATGTAGTAACATTTCAACCGCAACAGATACTCAACCCCGATGAGGCTATCACAAAATCGGCTCTGTTAGCATATAACACGTTTACTGTTGTAGCACGAAGCGGGAAGGACAAAATATACATACAATTAGATCTGAGACAAGAGAAATTAATAGCAGTATATAAAAAGAAAAAATTGACAAGTGATCTGGAGGAGATTGAAAAGATAATTAGTGAAGAATTGGCGGAAGTACTAGGATATGAACGAGGCCAACTCCTGGAAACGCTCAAAAAAGTTATACAAGGCAAAGAGGAGATAAATAAGTTGCAAGATTCGACAATAGAAAAGAAACAGGAAGAGGAATATCTGGACTGAACCATGCACAAACAGAATGCGACACCGAAGCCGGAACGAGACGATAATCCACCCAATAGGGAAGAGGCAACAGTTAGTGAACTTATGACTACGGAAGAGACGACCATGCCGCCCATCCCAGAACAAATGTCAGTGGAGAGGCGGCAATACCTGGAAGAGAGATTGGCAGAGCAGTTCAGTGAAGGGGAAGATATAGAAGATGACGACGACTTAAGTTTGTACCTCCCACGATAAATGGATAGAGCGTGTCGAAATAATGTTAGAAAGAAAAACACTTAGTGCAGTAGGTAGGAGAGGGCGCGTAGTGCTAAAGGATCTCATGTCGAGAGGGCGAGGCATTTGAAATAGTGCGATCGCCTATCTTGTAGGGTGGGCATTGCACCGAAAAATATGTCAAGTCGCTTCGCTCCAATTCAAAATTCAAAATTCAAAATTCAAAATTAAAGACAATTAGTGGGAGCTTGGACTCACCACTTTCTTGTTGACCGCCAAATCAAAGATTGTGGCGGGGGCTTGTACCCAGAATTAATTAATTCAAAATTATTTCCATTCTTCTCTTCCTAACAGAATTTTGTATCCCTTACGGGAGCCGTAGGCTCTATGAGTGCATTTTGAATTCAAAAAATGTCAAAACAACAGAGCATTAAAATCAATGCCCACCACACCATTATTCACCAAATGACATCCCTGCAAAATCAGGGGCTGAAGTTTGTCTTCCATCACAACAACAACCCCAACTTAATTGATACTTATCCCTTTCTACCCAACGATGAAAACTAGAATATGTCCACAAATGAGGACAAAAAACCAACCCATGCTTAACCGGGTTGTAATGAATATAATCTAAATGCCTGTGTCAATCATTCTCATCTTGGATTGTATGTTCCCAAAATCGGCGCTGCCAAACATCACTTTCCCGGTGCTTACGACGGGAAGCAGAAACATTTACAGGTAAAGAGCCTTTCCCCTGTAAAGAACGTGTAAACAACACCTTGAAACGTAAAATTCGCTGCGAATAATCAGCGTCGTTTGGTGGTAAAGTCCAGAGAAAATAAAGATGTTCAGGTAAAACTACAGCTGCGGTAATTTCAAATGGTCTTTCTTTCCGAGTTTGAGTTATAGCAGCGCGTAAAAGAGATACATTTTCTGGTTCAGAAAAAATAGGATTTCTCTGATAAGTCACTAAGGTGAGAAAGTAGGTTCCTCCTAGTATATAGGAACGGCAATATTGAGACATATTGCAAGTAGAGAGGGAATTTTATATTGGCTATTTTATATTTATTGATATTTTAATACTATACCTATCCTATGATTTAATAAAAATATAAATATCCTTTCCGGAAATAGTGCAGCGGCAGCAGGAAACGGCAGTTCAAATATCTTACAGCCGCTCAATCGAAACGAAGAATCACATTGTCAGTTGCAAAGGACATGATGCATGGGTGGTCACTGTCGCTTGGTCTCCAGATGGACTGAGCCTTGTATCTGGCTCCAACGATGCCACATTACGTTTTTGGAATGCCGTTAATGGTACGGAAATGCGTTGTATAGATTTTCAGAGTAAGCCACTCTCCGTATCCTGGTGGAATAGAGATAATCTGCTGGCTGTAGGTTGTGGAAATGGTCGGGTATCGGTATTTCGGGTAGATACCCTGGATGAACTGGTTTGCTGTTTAGGCCACGAAGGAGAAGTCAATTGTGTGCGGTGGAGTCGAGATGGGCGTATCCTGGCAACAGGCGGAGACGATCAGACATTACGGCTCTGGCACGCAGAGACTGGACGAGAAGTGTATCGTTTTAACTTTGAGGAAAAGTTTGTCTGGCATGTCTCGTGGAGTCCCAATAATGCCTTTTTATCCGTAAGCCTCTGCGGAGATCGAGTAATTCTTCTGGATGTCCGAAAATTCGTCGATTGACCACTGCTAAAGAGATTTTGTGGTGCGATCACGGATATCAGCTTAAAAATTAAGGGATTAATAAGTTTGATCGCTGCTCTTGTAGGGTGGGCAAATAGATGTGATTCCTGATAAATTCCTAGGAAATTGCTGGTGGCTGTGCGGCCTACCCCATATCACTTTTTACGATAATTAGTTTTCAATAAAATGTATTTTTAGCTGTTTATCTTGCTCATAAATCAACTCTTGTTTGTTCGATAAAGCAATCTCTGCCTTTTGCAACTCAGATCCCAAATATATCGCGTGTTCAACTTGCAAACCAGGACAATCTGCTACAATTTGCCGCGAAAGTTGACTTGCAGATTTACCAGAATAACAATTAACCACTTCTCCAGAACCTGGAGTCATGTGTTCTACAAAAATGCTGCTATCCTGGACAGTAATTACAAAACTACCCGCAGGATCTGCGTAATCTCGTTGCTGGCAAATTTTGGTATATTGGGAAGTAATCACATTTTCAGTATTTTCAAAACAGTCATCATAAATATGGGCGCTTTGACTAATAGTAATTAACGGGCCCATCTTCAAAACATGGTTAGACTTTTGAGTAATAGCATCACAAATATATCGTTGTAACTCCCGCAACCCCATAGCATTTGCAGGCCATGCCGAAAACATATCATTACTGCGGAAAGTTGCCGTTAA includes the following:
- a CDS encoding DUF4157 domain-containing protein is translated as MSKSGGKTNAAAWQPTTQAASKSIFTSRPFPEIVQREQETAGNGEKAAQPVNRRGSIIENINRSMSKNSIPAVSNAGIVGVQAKLTIGEPGDQYEQEADRVAAEVVQKMNAPAAPGITAPPREDGFDKSLQRKPVIPILASRLSPGVEMPLMRQNGLRASHVPDVQADFETKLNQARGGGGALDAAFRAKIEPVMGADFSGVRVHTDSGADEMSQSIQAKAFTTGQDVFFRQGAYEPGSSGGQELIAHELTHVVQQNGGAVQRVSENEEEKPKEETKQNERGTVILPQAVFQELDATQYANVGSNEICEAVQPLLTEYLAVVRYNSLEDAAAYLDHLNEKRKEDKGMTPQKAFQSFSYQSTLSIEKAKGSQCVGQGIQFADQVRQMTKLPAYPCAATFAGKEYYGHGAAMIAFKNAKDEKDAGYILMDPGFNVNHPIVVTKEIPAKVRSSTYKLDESGSIKSYGANDEHVVTFQPQQILNPDEAITKSALLAYNTFTVVARSGKDKIYIQLDLRQEKLIAVYKKKKLTSDLEEIEKIISEELAEVLGYERGQLLETLKKVIQGKEEINKLQDSTIEKKQEEEYLD
- a CDS encoding REP-associated tyrosine transposase → MSQYCRSYILGGTYFLTLVTYQRNPIFSEPENVSLLRAAITQTRKERPFEITAAVVLPEHLYFLWTLPPNDADYSQRILRFKVLFTRSLQGKGSLPVNVSASRRKHRESDVWQRRFWEHTIQDEND
- a CDS encoding WD40 repeat domain-containing protein, with product MQRQQETAVQISYSRSIETKNHIVSCKGHDAWVVTVAWSPDGLSLVSGSNDATLRFWNAVNGTEMRCIDFQSKPLSVSWWNRDNLLAVGCGNGRVSVFRVDTLDELVCCLGHEGEVNCVRWSRDGRILATGGDDQTLRLWHAETGREVYRFNFEEKFVWHVSWSPNNAFLSVSLCGDRVILLDVRKFVD